In Candidatus Promineifilum breve, one genomic interval encodes:
- a CDS encoding enoyl-ACP reductase FabI: MNLLMGKKALIFGVANKHSIAWAIAEAFTAAGAEVGISYGIPQLEKRVMPLAEEIGAIFVEKCDVTSDEEIDGLFEKAAAHFGTIDILVHAVAFAPSSELEGRFYDTTREGFRIAMDISAYSFIALANRAQRLMPDGGCMMTLTYYGAEKVVPHYNVMGVAKAALEASTRYLAADLGPQNIRVNAISAGPIKTLAAAGIAGFRKMLGYVGERAPLRRNIDQEEVAKTALWLCSDLGSGVTGEVVYVDAGYHILGMPEPPEKWE, translated from the coding sequence ATGAATTTGTTGATGGGTAAGAAAGCATTGATCTTTGGCGTAGCCAATAAGCATTCGATCGCCTGGGCCATCGCCGAAGCGTTCACCGCCGCCGGGGCCGAGGTGGGGATCAGTTACGGTATCCCCCAGTTGGAGAAACGGGTGATGCCGCTGGCCGAGGAGATCGGCGCGATATTTGTAGAAAAGTGCGACGTTACGTCCGATGAGGAGATCGACGGCCTGTTCGAGAAAGCGGCCGCCCATTTCGGCACCATCGATATATTGGTGCACGCGGTCGCCTTCGCCCCGTCGTCGGAGTTGGAAGGGCGATTCTACGACACGACGCGTGAGGGTTTTCGCATAGCTATGGATATTAGCGCCTACAGCTTCATCGCCCTGGCCAATCGGGCGCAACGGCTGATGCCCGATGGCGGTTGCATGATGACGTTGACCTATTACGGCGCGGAGAAGGTCGTGCCCCACTACAACGTCATGGGCGTGGCCAAGGCGGCGCTGGAGGCCAGCACCCGCTATCTGGCCGCCGATCTGGGGCCGCAGAATATTCGCGTCAATGCCATCTCCGCCGGGCCGATCAAGACGCTGGCCGCCGCGGGCATCGCCGGCTTCCGCAAGATGCTGGGCTACGTGGGCGAGCGCGCCCCCTTGCGCCGCAATATCGATCAGGAAGAAGTGGCTAAAACCGCCCTGTGGCTGTGCAGCGATCTGGGCAGCGGCGTCACCGGGGAGGTGGTCTACGTTGACGCCGGGTATCACATCCTGGGCATGCCCGAACCGCCGGAGAAGTGGGAATAG
- a CDS encoding proline dehydrogenase family protein: MDKPTPPSRSRSAFLIPALFLGVISWLLYRNGESWLRQVLLYLSNAGWAREMVSNWSISWRVASRFVAGSDRDAAMAVTRDMNDAGLLITLDFLGESCTNEGEAYQARAEILRLLDDIDQRGLNANVSVKPSQLGLKIDPNLAFENICALVSKASEVGNFIRIDMEDHPTTDATLDVYRRLRYQENLSNVGVVIQSYLYRSEADIEQLIEDGARVRLCKGAYAEPAEVAFPHKPDVDANYLNLSRLLLSPAARAKGVYPAFATHDPKMIDDIKRYIQVNHIPSDAFEFQMLYGIRRDLQEELVKEGYRVRVYVPYGTAWYPYFVRRLAERPANMWFFISNFLRA, from the coding sequence ATGGACAAGCCAACCCCACCCTCCCGTTCCCGCTCCGCTTTCCTTATTCCCGCCCTATTCCTAGGGGTCATCAGTTGGTTGCTCTACCGCAACGGTGAATCCTGGTTGCGCCAGGTATTGCTCTATTTGTCCAATGCCGGCTGGGCCAGGGAAATGGTCAGCAATTGGTCCATTTCCTGGCGCGTGGCTTCCCGCTTTGTCGCCGGCTCCGATCGCGACGCGGCCATGGCCGTCACCCGCGACATGAACGACGCCGGCCTGCTCATCACCCTGGATTTCCTGGGCGAGAGTTGCACCAACGAGGGTGAAGCCTATCAGGCGCGGGCGGAGATTCTGCGGCTGCTGGACGACATCGATCAGCGCGGCCTGAACGCCAACGTTTCGGTCAAGCCCTCCCAGTTGGGGCTGAAGATCGATCCCAATCTGGCCTTCGAAAACATCTGCGCCCTGGTGTCCAAAGCGAGTGAGGTCGGGAACTTCATTCGCATCGACATGGAAGACCATCCCACGACCGACGCCACGCTGGATGTCTATCGCCGTCTGCGTTACCAGGAGAATTTGTCCAACGTTGGCGTGGTCATCCAGTCATACCTGTATCGCAGCGAAGCCGACATCGAGCAGCTGATCGAGGACGGCGCGCGGGTTCGCCTGTGCAAGGGCGCCTATGCCGAGCCGGCCGAGGTGGCCTTCCCCCACAAGCCCGACGTCGATGCCAATTACCTTAATCTGTCACGCCTGCTGCTCAGCCCGGCCGCCCGCGCCAAGGGGGTCTACCCGGCTTTCGCCACCCACGATCCCAAGATGATCGACGATATCAAGCGCTACATCCAGGTCAATCACATCCCCAGCGACGCCTTCGAGTTCCAGATGTTATACGGGATTCGCCGTGATTTACAGGAAGAGCTGGTGAAAGAGGGCTATCGTGTGCGGGTTTACGTGCCCTATGGCACGGCCTGGTATCCCTACTTTGTGCGGCGGCTGGCCGAGCGGCCGGCCAATATGTGGTTCTTTATCAGTAATTTCCTGCGGGCATAG
- a CDS encoding dTDP-4-dehydrorhamnose 3,5-epimerase family protein, translated as MALLTESLQIPGVLTVELQPFADTRGRFIETFRKEWFPQRSWENIQSNRSESRSGVLRGLHYHFNQVDYWYVLNGCIRAGLVDLRRSSPTYCCTQTIDLDAADNRGLFIPCGVAHGFLALTDVTLVYIVDNYYDGGDEHGLAWDDPDIAVAWRPTVPPLISERDAANPRFRSIAPELLPE; from the coding sequence ATGGCACTTCTAACCGAATCCTTGCAAATCCCCGGCGTGCTGACCGTGGAATTACAGCCGTTTGCCGACACACGCGGCCGATTTATCGAAACGTTTCGCAAGGAATGGTTTCCGCAGCGCAGTTGGGAAAATATCCAATCCAATCGATCGGAATCGCGCAGCGGGGTCTTGCGCGGACTCCACTACCATTTCAATCAGGTGGATTATTGGTACGTGCTCAACGGCTGCATCCGCGCCGGCCTGGTCGATCTGCGCCGCTCTTCGCCCACCTATTGCTGTACCCAGACGATCGATCTCGACGCGGCCGACAACCGGGGGTTGTTCATCCCCTGTGGCGTAGCCCACGGCTTTCTGGCCCTGACGGACGTGACCCTGGTCTACATCGTCGATAACTATTACGACGGCGGCGACGAGCATGGGCTGGCCTGGGATGACCCGGATATCGCCGTGGCCTGGCGCCCGACCGTCCCGCCGCTCATCTCTGAGCGCGACGCGGCCAATCCGCGATTTCGGTCAATCGCGCCGGAACTGCTGCCGGAATAA
- a CDS encoding diacylglycerol kinase family protein produces MRNGSTAGPLRQRLHSFGYALEGWWHVLRTQPNAWIHATVSVIVFGLAFWLRLSRHEWAILLLTTMLVWMAEFANTALEAVVDMAMPEYHPLAKTAKDVAAAAVLVGALGAVVVGLLILGPPLWQRLFP; encoded by the coding sequence ATGCGTAACGGTTCCACGGCCGGCCCGCTCCGCCAACGTCTCCACAGCTTCGGCTACGCGTTGGAGGGGTGGTGGCACGTGTTGCGCACCCAGCCGAATGCCTGGATTCACGCCACCGTCAGCGTGATCGTCTTCGGGCTGGCTTTCTGGCTGCGCCTGTCGCGCCACGAATGGGCGATCTTACTGTTGACGACCATGCTGGTGTGGATGGCCGAATTTGCCAACACGGCGCTGGAGGCGGTCGTCGATATGGCGATGCCGGAGTACCACCCGCTGGCGAAAACGGCCAAGGACGTGGCCGCCGCGGCCGTGCTCGTCGGCGCGCTGGGGGCGGTCGTTGTCGGCTTGCTCATCCTCGGCCCGCCGCTCTGGCAACGATTGTTCCCCTAG
- the ybeY gene encoding rRNA maturation RNase YbeY, which produces MTYTVDVQSTSRYPAALARAAAAAANQTMTHLAVADGAAVTLLLTDDEYVQELNRHYRGEDQPTDVLSFPAGDPLPGSEELLDYLGDIAIAVPFAQRQAEAAGHSLEAEVQLLAVHGVLHLLGHDHLDPAEKTAMWQAQAEVLQLLGLAAIRPTESEHDA; this is translated from the coding sequence ATGACCTACACTGTCGATGTGCAGAGTACCAGCCGCTATCCGGCGGCCCTGGCGCGCGCCGCCGCCGCCGCCGCCAACCAGACCATGACCCATCTCGCGGTGGCCGACGGCGCGGCCGTCACACTGCTGCTGACCGATGACGAATACGTCCAGGAACTGAATCGCCATTATCGCGGCGAAGATCAGCCCACCGACGTGCTCAGTTTCCCGGCCGGCGACCCGCTGCCCGGCAGCGAGGAGTTGCTCGATTATCTGGGCGACATCGCCATCGCCGTGCCCTTTGCCCAGCGGCAGGCCGAGGCGGCCGGGCATAGTCTGGAGGCCGAGGTGCAACTGCTGGCCGTCCACGGGGTGCTGCACCTGTTGGGGCACGATCACCTCGACCCGGCGGAGAAGACTGCCATGTGGCAGGCCCAGGCCGAGGTGCTGCAACTGCTGGGGCTGGCGGCGATCCGGCCGACCGAGAGCGAGCACGATGCGTAA
- a CDS encoding HD family phosphohydrolase has product MNRILLNGWAERARLWARRHALPIFVISLTVGMTAILSFDLPGSSQINLTVGQPAPNDIFSPRSITYSSDLLTRQARDQASRAVPEVYSSLDLSLGRGQLTKARDVFAFIDTVRADSSASVERRLEYLRAIEGISISDEVGRTILEMGQAEFQSVADNIFSIIEELMRQEIRPAQLNDFQRTARRLAGLDLTAAQTAVVTELAYQFIVSNIFPDEEATAAARNAAAVAIQPVPRTVARDQRIIRAGEIVTEIDNELLGELGLLQRRTNWWHALSMALASTFFVGLIAIYWVRFQRAQFPNGRYLGVLGGLILLFVLAGKILAADDMLVYWFPIAALSLVLAVVYDMRFAILVTVLMAALIGFIRPNSLEVAVFLAAGGILSILTLKDSQRMTAFFRAGIWAAIGYIAAIVAFWLLSTVDPDPLDIALPALYAVGNGMISSALTLVGFYILGSLFGIVTILQLQDLSRLDHPLLRELLRRAPGTYHHSIMVANLAEQAAERIGANSTLVRVSAFYHDVGKMVRPPFFVENQEGIDPHATLDPYTSARIVISHVADGMTLARQFHLPFRVQAIIAEHHGTRVVRSFYRKAEEAAGGQGLTDVALFRYPGPRPGSRESAIVMLADAIDATSTAVRPNTEKAIEKLVSTIVEDDILEGQLNHSGLSLGDIEQLRASFIETLKGRFHVRVQYPGNELLLVENMPEFALPAPAASLPEPLTRAPQTVSSS; this is encoded by the coding sequence ATGAACCGGATTCTTCTGAACGGGTGGGCCGAGCGGGCGCGCCTGTGGGCCCGTCGTCACGCCTTGCCGATTTTTGTCATCTCGCTGACGGTCGGCATGACGGCTATCCTGTCTTTCGACCTGCCGGGTTCCAGCCAGATTAACCTCACCGTCGGTCAACCTGCCCCCAACGACATTTTTTCGCCGCGCTCGATCACCTATTCCAGCGATCTGCTCACCCGACAAGCCCGCGATCAGGCCAGCCGCGCCGTGCCCGAGGTCTATTCGTCGCTCGACCTGAGCCTCGGCCGCGGCCAGTTGACCAAGGCCCGCGACGTATTTGCCTTCATCGACACCGTCCGCGCCGATTCGTCGGCCTCCGTCGAACGCCGGCTGGAATACCTCAGGGCGATTGAGGGCATTTCCATCAGCGATGAAGTCGGCCGGACGATCCTGGAGATGGGCCAGGCCGAATTCCAGTCGGTCGCCGATAATATCTTCTCCATCATCGAAGAACTGATGCGGCAGGAGATCAGGCCGGCGCAACTAAATGATTTCCAGCGCACCGCCCGCCGTCTGGCCGGGCTGGACCTGACGGCGGCGCAGACGGCCGTCGTCACCGAGTTGGCCTATCAATTCATCGTGTCCAACATTTTCCCCGATGAGGAAGCGACGGCCGCGGCCCGCAATGCGGCGGCGGTGGCCATTCAGCCCGTGCCCCGCACCGTCGCCCGCGATCAACGCATCATCCGCGCCGGGGAGATCGTCACCGAGATCGACAACGAACTGCTGGGCGAGTTGGGCCTGTTGCAGCGCCGCACGAATTGGTGGCACGCGCTCAGCATGGCCCTGGCCTCCACGTTTTTCGTCGGCCTCATTGCCATCTATTGGGTGCGGTTCCAGCGCGCCCAATTCCCCAACGGGCGCTATCTGGGCGTACTGGGCGGGTTGATTCTCCTATTCGTGTTGGCCGGCAAAATATTGGCCGCCGACGACATGCTGGTCTATTGGTTTCCCATTGCCGCACTGTCGCTCGTGCTGGCGGTGGTCTATGACATGCGGTTCGCCATCCTGGTGACGGTTCTCATGGCCGCCCTGATCGGCTTCATCCGGCCCAATTCGCTGGAAGTGGCCGTTTTTCTGGCGGCGGGCGGTATCCTCAGCATCCTGACCCTCAAGGATAGCCAGCGTATGACCGCCTTTTTCCGCGCCGGCATCTGGGCGGCCATCGGCTACATCGCGGCCATCGTTGCCTTCTGGTTACTGTCCACGGTGGATCCCGATCCGCTCGACATCGCGCTGCCCGCCCTTTATGCGGTCGGCAATGGCATGATTTCATCGGCCCTGACGCTGGTCGGCTTCTACATCCTCGGTAGCCTGTTCGGCATTGTGACCATTCTCCAATTGCAGGACCTCTCCCGCCTGGATCATCCGCTCTTGCGCGAGTTGTTGCGCCGGGCGCCGGGCACGTATCACCACAGCATCATGGTCGCCAATCTGGCCGAGCAAGCCGCCGAGCGCATCGGGGCCAACAGCACGTTGGTGCGGGTGAGCGCCTTCTACCATGACGTGGGCAAGATGGTCCGGCCGCCCTTTTTCGTTGAGAATCAGGAAGGGATCGATCCCCATGCCACGCTGGATCCTTACACCAGCGCTCGCATCGTCATCAGCCACGTGGCCGACGGAATGACCCTGGCGCGGCAGTTCCATTTGCCGTTCCGCGTGCAGGCCATCATCGCCGAGCACCACGGCACGCGCGTCGTGCGCAGCTTCTACCGCAAGGCTGAAGAGGCCGCCGGCGGGCAGGGCCTGACCGACGTGGCCCTCTTCCGCTATCCCGGCCCGCGGCCCGGCTCGCGGGAATCGGCCATCGTCATGTTGGCCGACGCCATCGATGCCACCTCGACCGCCGTGCGACCCAACACCGAGAAGGCCATTGAGAAACTGGTCAGCACCATCGTCGAGGACGACATCCTCGAGGGCCAGCTCAATCACTCCGGCTTGAGCCTGGGCGACATCGAGCAATTGCGGGCTTCGTTCATTGAGACCCTCAAGGGGCGCTTCCACGTGCGTGTTCAATACCCCGGCAATGAGTTATTGCTGGTGGAAAACATGCCGGAGTTCGCTCTGCCCGCGCCGGCGGCGTCACTGCCCGAGCCGCTGACCCGCGCTCCCCAAACCGTCAGTTCATCCTAA
- a CDS encoding GatB/YqeY domain-containing protein has product MDLKEQMRADVAAAMRGGETQRRDVLRMVLAAVKQIEVDGQKTLDDAGVQDVLRKQIKQRQESIADFTKAGRLADVARETAEIAIIEAYLPQMMTRAEIEVIARGVVEELGVTDAKAMGQVMSKLMPHVKGRADGRLVNEVVRSLLQ; this is encoded by the coding sequence ATGGATTTGAAGGAACAGATGCGCGCGGACGTGGCCGCGGCGATGCGTGGGGGGGAGACGCAACGCCGTGACGTGTTGCGCATGGTTCTGGCGGCCGTCAAGCAAATAGAAGTTGACGGCCAAAAGACACTCGACGATGCCGGTGTGCAGGACGTGTTGCGCAAGCAGATCAAGCAGCGGCAGGAAAGCATCGCCGACTTCACCAAAGCCGGCCGGCTGGCCGACGTGGCGCGCGAGACGGCCGAGATCGCCATCATCGAAGCCTATCTGCCCCAGATGATGACGCGGGCGGAGATCGAAGTGATCGCGCGCGGTGTGGTCGAGGAGTTGGGCGTAACCGACGCCAAGGCGATGGGCCAGGTGATGAGCAAACTGATGCCCCACGTTAAGGGCCGGGCTGACGGCCGCCTGGTGAATGAAGTTGTTCGTTCTCTTTTACAGTGA
- a CDS encoding class I SAM-dependent methyltransferase → MDELTARRLVDLNARFYEQLAAPFAESRRAPQPGYERLLPYLPRPPLRVLDVGCGNGRFARFLIDQGVAVAYTGVDFSQPLLELAGQLSGQFLPRDLSQAQALDGLGQFDLIVCLSMLQHIPGRANRARLLGEMAGHLDRGGRIISANWQFLRSDRQRRKIRPWSEVDIDPALVEAGDYLLSWERGGAGRRYVAHLDESATGELAAAAGLRILDTFLSDGREGDLNLYAIMAG, encoded by the coding sequence GTGGATGAATTGACCGCGCGCCGGCTGGTCGATTTGAACGCCCGTTTTTACGAGCAGTTGGCCGCGCCGTTCGCGGAGAGCCGGCGCGCGCCGCAGCCGGGGTATGAGCGGCTGTTGCCGTATTTGCCGCGGCCGCCCCTGCGGGTGCTCGACGTTGGCTGCGGCAACGGCCGCTTCGCCCGGTTCCTGATCGATCAAGGGGTAGCCGTCGCCTATACTGGCGTCGACTTTTCCCAACCGTTGCTGGAGCTGGCCGGGCAGTTGTCCGGCCAATTCTTGCCGCGCGATCTAAGCCAAGCGCAGGCTTTGGATGGCTTAGGCCAATTCGATCTGATCGTCTGCCTCTCCATGCTCCAGCACATCCCCGGCCGGGCCAACCGCGCCCGGCTGCTGGGCGAGATGGCCGGGCATCTGGATCGCGGCGGGCGCATCATCAGCGCCAACTGGCAATTCCTGCGTAGCGATCGCCAGCGCCGCAAGATTCGCCCCTGGTCAGAGGTCGATATCGACCCGGCGCTGGTTGAAGCAGGGGATTACCTCCTGTCCTGGGAGCGGGGCGGGGCGGGGCGGCGCTACGTGGCCCACCTGGACGAGTCGGCGACCGGCGAACTGGCCGCCGCGGCGGGGCTGAGGATTCTCGATACCTTTCTCAGCGACGGCCGCGAGGGCGATCTGAACCTCTACGCCATCATGGCCGGTTGA
- a CDS encoding family 16 glycoside hydrolase produces MFRSRCRSLGIALLLLLLLVVVACGGRPLLPTGDNAPAAAGEVIDSSEPYSDAFVPGQTGNWLFEQDGNGSTAIVNEQLVVTLVSPNTIQYATLGDRTFDDFVLEVETWQRAGAPESSFGVLFRVQEDKQFYRFDITGNGLFMVERRHADGTWTRLVPDWTPTSALNQGLNVANRLKIIAAGPTLTFYANDVLLTQVVDDTLAAGGIALDAGTFGGGDLQVSFDNLTITPGTP; encoded by the coding sequence ATGTTCAGGTCACGTTGCCGTAGCCTGGGAATCGCCCTGTTGTTGCTGTTGCTGCTCGTGGTCGTGGCTTGCGGCGGCCGTCCGCTGCTGCCCACCGGCGACAACGCGCCCGCCGCCGCCGGCGAGGTCATCGATAGCAGCGAGCCTTACTCGGATGCCTTCGTGCCCGGCCAAACGGGCAACTGGTTATTTGAACAGGACGGCAACGGCTCGACGGCCATCGTCAACGAACAACTGGTCGTGACGCTGGTTTCTCCCAATACCATCCAGTACGCGACGCTGGGCGACCGGACGTTCGATGACTTTGTGCTGGAAGTGGAGACCTGGCAGCGGGCCGGCGCGCCGGAGAGTAGCTTCGGCGTTCTCTTTCGCGTGCAGGAAGATAAGCAGTTCTACCGCTTCGATATTACCGGCAATGGGCTGTTCATGGTGGAACGTCGCCATGCCGATGGGACGTGGACGCGGCTGGTTCCCGACTGGACACCCACGTCAGCCCTGAATCAAGGGCTAAACGTCGCCAACCGGCTCAAGATTATCGCCGCTGGGCCGACGCTGACCTTCTATGCCAACGACGTGTTGTTGACCCAGGTCGTCGATGACACACTCGCCGCTGGCGGCATCGCCCTCGACGCGGGCACGTTCGGCGGCGGCGATCTTCAGGTGTCGTTCGATAACCTGACCATTACCCCCGGGACGCCATAG
- a CDS encoding family 16 glycoside hydrolase, whose translation MTIGKSIRLQVWRVVGLAALIAVLAGCSAEQTEPDACDALPDVLFFDDFNGEQNCGWATYNRGGENVTIENAAMRITVSQRGQLWWTNPGRDFDDVVIRAEARQVAGPNDNAYGLICRYQNEENFYVFLVSGDGYYAIGKYQSGNENVVYLTETGQFLQSEAINQGVASNELRVACVGNQLSLDVNGVPLLTVTDPTFVTGDIGLAASTLQSETGVIEFDNVQVTLP comes from the coding sequence ATGACCATCGGCAAATCTATTCGTCTTCAGGTGTGGCGGGTTGTGGGATTGGCGGCGCTGATCGCCGTATTGGCCGGTTGTAGCGCCGAGCAAACTGAACCGGACGCTTGCGATGCGCTGCCCGACGTCCTGTTTTTCGATGATTTCAACGGCGAACAGAATTGCGGCTGGGCTACTTATAATCGCGGCGGCGAGAATGTCACCATCGAGAACGCCGCCATGCGCATCACCGTCAGTCAGCGCGGCCAACTGTGGTGGACGAACCCCGGCCGCGACTTCGACGACGTGGTCATTCGCGCCGAAGCCCGCCAGGTGGCCGGGCCGAACGATAACGCCTATGGCCTCATTTGCCGCTATCAGAACGAAGAGAACTTCTACGTCTTTCTGGTCAGTGGCGATGGCTACTATGCCATCGGCAAGTATCAGAGCGGCAACGAGAATGTGGTCTATCTGACCGAGACCGGCCAGTTCCTTCAGTCCGAGGCCATCAATCAAGGGGTGGCGTCGAATGAGTTGCGGGTGGCCTGCGTCGGCAATCAGTTGAGCCTCGACGTCAACGGCGTGCCGCTGCTCACCGTGACCGATCCCACGTTCGTGACCGGCGACATCGGCCTGGCGGCCAGCACCCTGCAATCGGAGACGGGAGTCATTGAGTTCGATAATGTTCAGGTCACGTTGCCGTAG
- a CDS encoding cob(I)yrinic acid a,c-diamide adenosyltransferase, with protein sequence MPRLTKIYTRQGDDGRTGLSGGQRVPKDSLRVAAYGTVDELNSALGVALASGLCPRLAEVLPGIQNELFHLGSDLSFLEEDKAKYPIPQIETRHVTRLEALIDEMTAVVGPLQNFILPGGSLGSAHLHLARTICRRAEREVIALTRAEAVGPYVVQYLNRLSDALFTMARYENHARSVAEPLWDSMA encoded by the coding sequence ATGCCCCGATTGACCAAAATTTATACGCGCCAGGGTGATGACGGCCGCACCGGCCTGTCGGGCGGCCAGCGCGTGCCCAAGGATTCGTTGCGCGTGGCCGCCTATGGCACGGTGGATGAGTTGAATTCGGCGCTGGGGGTGGCTCTGGCGTCGGGCCTGTGCCCGCGGCTGGCCGAGGTGTTGCCCGGCATCCAGAATGAACTGTTCCACCTCGGTTCCGATCTGAGTTTTCTGGAAGAAGACAAGGCCAAATACCCCATCCCCCAGATTGAAACACGCCATGTGACCCGGCTGGAGGCGCTGATCGACGAGATGACGGCCGTCGTCGGCCCGCTGCAAAACTTCATCCTGCCCGGCGGCTCGCTTGGATCGGCCCATCTCCATTTGGCCCGCACCATTTGCCGCCGGGCCGAACGCGAGGTGATTGCCCTGACGCGCGCCGAAGCGGTCGGCCCCTACGTGGTGCAATATCTCAACCGGCTCTCCGATGCGCTGTTCACGATGGCGCGTTATGAGAATCATGCCCGCAGCGTGGCCGAGCCTCTCTGGGATAGTATGGCTTGA
- a CDS encoding ABC transporter ATP-binding protein, with translation MIAIRDLSYTYPHGQSPALRHVDWAINDGEFVLLAGRSGSGKSTLLRCLNGLVPHFTGGVLGGTVVVDGIDVVSAGPRRLSRLVGFVAQDPEAQAVLDQVEREVAFALENAAIPPDDMRARVEEALALVELTPLRDRALSTLSGGERQRLTIAAALALRPRVLVLDEPTSQLDPQSAADVLRALVRLNKELGLTIVLAEHRLERVLRYADRLTYLEAGQIVVDGTVRQALAQLDDAGIDVAPPLVKVARALGWQPLPLTVTEGQAFAAQVAAAPPRPPSPQPAAVVPVLEIEGLRFAYHGRPALNGVELTIGAGEAVALVGRNGAGKSTLLKCIVGLLAAQAGEVRVAGRSTRGRSVADLCRAIGYLPQNPDDLLFAETVADELRTTLRNHRLPESAGEIAALLRELGLDGFHDVYPRDLSVGQRQRVALGAVTVTRPRLLLLDEPTRGLDGATKAALVAIWRRWLAGGAAILLVTHDVELAATIATRTVVLSEGKVIATGATSAVLGGSSPFAPQIARLFPGRDWLTPEDVVDNVAANVAANVALTRGQARHNGNDMENNDAPIDQNLYAPG, from the coding sequence ATGATCGCCATCCGCGACCTCAGCTACACCTATCCCCACGGCCAATCGCCGGCCCTGCGCCACGTCGATTGGGCCATCAACGATGGCGAGTTCGTCCTGCTGGCCGGCCGGTCGGGTTCGGGCAAATCGACGCTGTTACGCTGTCTCAATGGGCTTGTGCCCCATTTCACGGGTGGCGTGTTGGGCGGCACGGTGGTCGTGGACGGCATCGACGTGGTGTCCGCCGGGCCGCGCCGCCTCAGTCGCCTCGTCGGGTTTGTGGCCCAGGACCCGGAGGCGCAAGCCGTGCTCGACCAGGTAGAGCGCGAAGTGGCCTTTGCTCTGGAGAACGCCGCTATCCCGCCGGATGATATGCGGGCGCGGGTGGAGGAAGCCCTGGCGCTGGTCGAACTGACGCCATTGCGCGACCGCGCGCTGTCCACGCTATCCGGCGGTGAACGGCAGCGGCTGACCATCGCCGCCGCGTTGGCGCTGCGGCCGCGCGTCCTGGTGCTCGATGAGCCGACCAGCCAGCTCGACCCGCAATCGGCGGCCGACGTGTTGCGCGCCCTCGTGCGGCTCAACAAAGAGCTGGGCCTCACGATCGTCCTGGCCGAGCACCGGCTGGAACGCGTCCTACGCTACGCCGATCGCCTGACCTATCTGGAGGCGGGCCAGATCGTCGTGGACGGCACGGTGCGTCAGGCTTTAGCGCAGTTGGATGATGCAGGGATCGACGTGGCCCCACCGCTGGTGAAAGTGGCCCGCGCGCTGGGTTGGCAGCCGTTGCCCCTGACCGTGACCGAGGGACAGGCATTTGCCGCCCAGGTTGCCGCCGCGCCGCCCAGGCCGCCATCGCCCCAACCCGCGGCCGTCGTGCCGGTGCTGGAGATTGAAGGACTGCGCTTCGCTTATCATGGCCGCCCGGCGCTGAACGGAGTAGAGTTGACCATCGGCGCGGGCGAGGCGGTGGCCCTCGTGGGGCGCAACGGCGCGGGCAAATCGACCCTGCTCAAGTGTATCGTCGGTCTGCTGGCGGCCCAGGCGGGCGAGGTGCGTGTGGCCGGGCGTTCAACACGCGGCCGAAGCGTGGCCGACCTCTGCCGTGCCATCGGCTATCTACCGCAGAATCCCGACGACCTGCTGTTCGCGGAGACGGTGGCGGACGAATTGAGGACGACGTTGCGTAATCACCGCTTGCCGGAATCGGCTGGCGAGATTGCCGCGCTGCTGCGCGAATTGGGGCTGGATGGCTTCCACGACGTCTATCCCCGCGACCTGTCCGTCGGCCAGCGGCAGCGGGTGGCCCTGGGCGCGGTGACGGTGACCCGGCCGCGGCTCTTGCTGCTGGACGAACCGACGCGCGGGCTGGACGGCGCGACGAAGGCGGCTCTGGTTGCCATCTGGCGGCGCTGGTTGGCCGGCGGCGCGGCCATCCTGCTGGTGACCCACGATGTCGAGTTGGCGGCCACCATCGCCACGCGCACCGTGGTGCTCAGCGAGGGAAAAGTGATCGCCACCGGGGCGACGAGCGCGGTACTGGGCGGTTCGTCCCCCTTCGCGCCGCAGATCGCCCGCCTCTTTCCCGGCCGCGACTGGCTGACGCCGGAAGACGTGGTCGACAATGTCGCCGCCAATGTCGCCGCCAATGTCGCTTTGACGCGCGGCCAAGCGCGTCACAATGGTAATGATATGGAGAATAACGATGCCCCGATTGACCAAAATTTATACGCGCCAGGGTGA